A genome region from Staphylococcus capitis subsp. capitis includes the following:
- a CDS encoding DUF4064 domain-containing protein has product MSKKTETILAWIANGLSIIYLLLTCLSLTVMKSGHNQQQYRDLMKQMYGNDQNVTSDILIASMIFSIGFLAFSTILGIFGALTIKGRKNLAGGLLVAAAVTGLITMNLIAMILWIIAAIMLFSKKKDKYNNKHLNQINDNHQLKDDYRENTQSHDKEWDPDKELKNHKKDDPYIY; this is encoded by the coding sequence ATGAGTAAAAAAACAGAAACTATCTTAGCATGGATAGCTAATGGTTTAAGTATTATATATTTATTATTAACTTGTTTATCACTGACAGTGATGAAAAGTGGTCATAATCAACAACAATATAGAGATTTAATGAAACAAATGTATGGGAATGACCAAAATGTTACCTCTGATATTTTAATAGCATCCATGATTTTTTCAATTGGATTTTTAGCATTCTCTACAATATTAGGTATTTTTGGGGCCTTAACTATTAAAGGTCGTAAAAATCTAGCAGGAGGATTACTTGTAGCTGCTGCAGTAACTGGTTTGATAACTATGAATCTCATTGCCATGATTTTATGGATTATTGCAGCTATTATGTTGTTTAGTAAAAAGAAAGACAAATATAATAATAAACATCTTAATCAAATTAATGATAATCATCAACTTAAAGATGATTACCGTGAAAATACTCAATCACATGATAAAGAATGGGATCCAGATAAAGAATTAAAAAATCACAAAAAAGATGATCCCTACATTTATTAA
- a CDS encoding DUF4064 domain-containing protein — translation MSGEQYTQIKRPVGRLTEKVLGWFSWVFLLILTIVTMFIALVSFSNDTSIANLESSLNNNELVQQILGNNDLSTTQFVIWLQNGVWAIIVYFIICLLISFLALISMNIRILSGFLFLLAAVVTIPLVLLVVTLIIPILFFIIAIMMFARKNRVETVPAYYNDGYGQPYYDDYEYYDNRGPQANPHSDHYEEGYNHGYYDDYEQPRDNKEYRNTRRKRRKERQRREAYEAEQHYESQQHDGYVNDEPEGHYYDEEDNKYAQFPKRAVESEYKSTQQDEEEPAIMSRQAKYNKKSKKAKRDEQFQEDYYQNEDDNYGYEDGYAYHQEPHEPQVDPKELKAQRKKEKAEIRAKKREKKKAYNKRMKERRKNQPSAVNQRRMNYEERRQMFQEEQPQEDIQENQVEHGDDTENK, via the coding sequence ATGTCAGGAGAGCAATACACACAAATTAAGCGTCCAGTCGGTCGGCTAACTGAAAAAGTACTAGGTTGGTTTAGTTGGGTATTTTTACTCATTTTGACGATTGTAACGATGTTTATTGCACTTGTATCATTTAGTAATGATACTTCGATTGCTAATTTGGAGAGTTCATTAAATAATAATGAGTTGGTTCAACAAATTTTAGGTAACAATGATTTAAGTACAACTCAATTTGTTATTTGGTTACAAAATGGTGTTTGGGCTATCATTGTTTACTTCATCATTTGTTTATTGATTTCATTCTTAGCGTTAATCTCAATGAACATTAGAATACTTTCAGGTTTCTTATTTCTATTAGCAGCTGTAGTTACGATTCCATTGGTATTACTAGTTGTTACTTTAATTATTCCAATTTTATTCTTTATCATCGCTATCATGATGTTTGCTAGAAAAAATCGGGTAGAAACCGTACCGGCATATTATAATGATGGCTATGGACAACCATATTATGATGATTATGAATACTATGATAATCGCGGACCACAGGCTAATCCTCATAGTGACCATTATGAAGAGGGGTACAATCACGGTTATTACGATGATTATGAACAACCTCGTGATAATAAAGAATATAGAAATACACGTCGAAAACGTAGAAAAGAACGTCAACGTAGAGAAGCTTATGAAGCAGAGCAACACTATGAATCGCAACAACATGATGGTTATGTTAATGATGAGCCAGAGGGTCATTATTATGATGAGGAAGATAATAAATACGCACAATTTCCAAAGCGTGCTGTAGAAAGTGAATATAAATCTACTCAACAAGACGAAGAAGAACCGGCAATCATGTCTAGACAAGCTAAATATAATAAGAAATCTAAAAAAGCTAAGCGTGACGAACAATTCCAAGAAGATTATTATCAAAATGAAGATGATAATTACGGTTATGAAGATGGTTATGCCTATCACCAAGAGCCGCATGAACCTCAAGTTGATCCTAAAGAACTTAAGGCTCAACGTAAGAAGGAAAAAGCTGAAATTCGTGCGAAGAAAAGAGAAAAGAAAAAAGCTTATAATAAACGCATGAAAGAAAGAAGAAAAAATCAACCTAGTGCAGTCAATCAACGAAGAATGAATTACGAGGAACGTCGTCAAATGTTCCAAGAGGAACAACCTCAAGAAGATATTCAAGAGAACCAAGTTGAACATGGAGACGACACCGAAAATAAATAA